The genomic window ACCAGGTCATGGAGGTCAGTACCCCCGACCCGTCCGAGGGGAACTTGGCCGCCACCAGCCGTCCGTCCATATGGGCGAGACGGGCGCGCAGATATTCGCGGCGCCCCGGCTTGTGCCTGAAGGCGAAACCGGCCTCGACCGGATAACGGGGCAAGTCGGTCTGGGCGGCGCCCATCAGTCGCAAAACCATGGGACGGGCGATGGCCATGAAAGTCACCATCACCGCCACCGGATTGCCGGGTAGGCCGACGAAGGGCGTGCCCTTGACCTCGCCAAGCGCCACCGGGCGGCCGGGCTTGATGGCCAGACGCCAGAAATCCAGCGAGCCCTGGGCCAGAACGGCGGGCTTCACATGGTCCTCGTCGCCCACCGACACGCCGCCCGAGGTGAGGATCAGCTGATGCGAAGCGGCCGCTTCGGCCAGGGCGTCCCTGATGACCTCGAAGCGGTCGGGAAGAATGCCCAGATCGGTGACCTCGGCGCCGAGCGCGCGCAACAGGCCCGTCGCGGTGAAGCGGTTGGTATCAAAGATACAGCCGGGGGGGAGTTCGGTTCCGGGATTTCTGATCTCGTCGCCGGTGGAAAACACGGCGGCCCGAAGCGGCCGGAAGACCTTGAGCGAGGAACGCCCGGTGGCCGCGGCCACGCCCAATTCCTGCGGGCGCAGGCGGGTGCCCGCATGCAGTACCACCGAACCTTTCGAGATATCCTCGCCCGCCGCGCGCGCATTGTCGCCCTCGGCCAGTTTGGCGGGCAGAGCCACGGAACCGCCGAGATCCTTGCAGTCTTCCTGCATGGCCACCGTATCGGCGCCCGTGGGCATGGGCGCGCCGGTGAAGATCCGCACCGCTCCGCCCTGGGGCAGCGGGCCTTCCAGCGGATGACCGGCGGCTACACGGCCCACCACGGGAAGAATGCCGTCGGCGGGCAGATCGGCGCGACGAAAGGCCCAGCCATCCACCGCCGAATTATCATGAGGCGGCACATTGACGCCCGAAACCA from Paramagnetospirillum magnetotacticum MS-1 includes these protein-coding regions:
- a CDS encoding molybdopterin molybdotransferase MoeA; this encodes MTGRFAAGSDLMSVAQALSLLEARLSPAVGTEETGLHHALGRILAEDLVSGVNVPPHDNSAVDGWAFRRADLPADGILPVVGRVAAGHPLEGPLPQGGAVRIFTGAPMPTGADTVAMQEDCKDLGGSVALPAKLAEGDNARAAGEDISKGSVVLHAGTRLRPQELGVAAATGRSSLKVFRPLRAAVFSTGDEIRNPGTELPPGCIFDTNRFTATGLLRALGAEVTDLGILPDRFEVIRDALAEAAASHQLILTSGGVSVGDEDHVKPAVLAQGSLDFWRLAIKPGRPVALGEVKGTPFVGLPGNPVAVMVTFMAIARPMVLRLMGAAQTDLPRYPVEAGFAFRHKPGRREYLRARLAHMDGRLVAAKFPSDGSGVLTSMTWSDGLVDIPEDRGDIAPGEMVEFLSYADMMR